One stretch of Candidatus Binatia bacterium DNA includes these proteins:
- the rfbC gene encoding dTDP-4-dehydrorhamnose 3,5-epimerase: MLRPASALPGLVVFTARHFHDNRGFLLQSWVAEDLEALGVPSVFKQAIQTYSKRGVVRGLHFQWNPPMGKLVRCIAGGVIDVVVDVRHGSPTCGDHAAVELTGSNHRVVWVPPGFAHGTFALADDTIVIYECTAPHGPGGEGGIRWNDPALAIDWPRDIPPIVSEKDEQAPALAEWLADPQSQQFRFS, encoded by the coding sequence ATGCTCCGCCCCGCATCCGCCCTTCCCGGCCTGGTGGTCTTCACCGCCAGGCACTTCCACGACAACCGCGGCTTCCTGTTGCAGTCCTGGGTCGCGGAGGATCTCGAAGCGCTCGGGGTTCCGAGCGTCTTCAAGCAGGCCATTCAGACGTACTCGAAACGCGGCGTTGTGCGCGGTCTGCATTTCCAGTGGAACCCGCCGATGGGCAAGCTGGTGCGCTGCATCGCCGGCGGCGTGATCGACGTCGTGGTGGACGTCCGGCACGGATCGCCCACGTGCGGCGACCACGCCGCCGTCGAGCTCACCGGCAGCAACCATCGGGTGGTCTGGGTTCCTCCTGGATTCGCGCACGGCACCTTCGCGCTCGCCGACGATACCATCGTCATCTACGAATGCACGGCCCCGCACGGCCCCGGCGGCGAAGGCGGGATCCGGTGGAACGATCCGGCACTGGCGATCGACTGGCCGCGCGATATCCCGCCCATCGTCTCGGAGAAGGACGAGCAGGCGCCGGCGCTGGCGGAGTGGCTGGCCGATCCGCAATCGCAGCAGTTCCGTTTCTCGTAG
- a CDS encoding glycosyltransferase family 39 protein yields MSDPDRSGADLTAIFAVALVVRLLFDFLVYPEVAGSFGAGDGYDAIARNLVAGKGYVLDGRPAAAERLPLYPLLLAASFRFFGEVAWPWQAAQAVCGAATCALVLAMAQRYATRAGALAAAGMCALHPTLLLYTARPLTETLYTFLLVAFVREVSAPSWRPGRVGALWALQWLIKSTAMLQAVALIPAALRGSFAPLVRTVAVAVACLAPWVVVNLWAHGQANLFTATGGRALYHGLYIARHAGWTEPAADLNRDAEIALWADLARRGVARDAAVEMRDMVAGEEARAWIARNPTEAAALAARNVILTWYLGRSRLSMLVHGLLHGALLLAALVGAVRMWRRCPERRDLVAVAVLLIAAYTVFHAVVQPAVRYVLPVVPLVALLAAGATARGRRNASSIV; encoded by the coding sequence ATGAGCGATCCCGACCGCAGCGGTGCAGACTTGACGGCGATCTTCGCAGTGGCGCTGGTCGTTCGTCTGCTGTTCGATTTTCTCGTCTATCCCGAGGTGGCGGGGAGTTTCGGTGCCGGGGACGGCTACGATGCGATCGCCCGCAATCTGGTGGCCGGCAAGGGCTACGTGCTCGACGGGCGGCCGGCAGCGGCGGAGCGGCTGCCGCTCTACCCGCTGCTGCTGGCCGCGAGTTTCCGCTTTTTCGGAGAGGTGGCGTGGCCGTGGCAGGCGGCGCAGGCGGTCTGCGGCGCGGCGACGTGTGCGCTGGTGCTGGCGATGGCGCAACGTTACGCCACCCGTGCCGGTGCCCTCGCCGCTGCGGGCATGTGCGCGCTGCACCCGACCCTTCTCCTGTACACGGCGCGCCCGCTCACGGAGACTCTGTACACCTTCCTGCTCGTGGCGTTCGTGCGCGAGGTCAGTGCCCCGTCGTGGCGACCGGGGCGGGTCGGGGCGTTGTGGGCGTTGCAATGGCTGATCAAGAGTACTGCGATGTTGCAGGCGGTGGCGTTGATTCCGGCGGCGCTGCGAGGCAGCTTCGCTCCCCTCGTGCGGACGGTGGCGGTTGCCGTCGCGTGTCTCGCGCCGTGGGTGGTGGTGAACCTGTGGGCGCACGGGCAGGCCAACCTGTTTACGGCCACCGGCGGTCGGGCGCTGTACCACGGGCTGTACATCGCGCGTCACGCAGGATGGACGGAGCCCGCCGCGGATCTGAACCGCGATGCGGAAATCGCTTTATGGGCGGATCTGGCGCGCCGCGGTGTCGCCCGCGACGCGGCCGTGGAGATGCGCGACATGGTCGCGGGCGAAGAGGCGCGGGCTTGGATTGCGCGCAATCCGACGGAGGCCGCCGCGCTGGCGGCCCGTAACGTGATCCTGACCTGGTATCTCGGCCGCAGCCGGCTGAGCATGCTGGTCCACGGCTTGTTGCACGGGGCGTTGCTCCTGGCGGCGCTGGTGGGTGCCGTGCGCATGTGGCGCCGGTGCCCGGAGCGGCGCGATCTCGTCGCTGTCGCGGTGCTGCTGATCGCCGCCTACACGGTGTTCCATGCCGTCGTGCAGCCTGCGGTCCGTTACGTGCTGCCGGTGGTGCCGCTGGTCGCCTTACTGGCCGCCGGCGCGACGGCACGGGGTCGGCGCAACGCGTCGAGTATCGTCTGA
- a CDS encoding sulfatase-like hydrolase/transferase, giving the protein MTCTSRLLGLAALLLGAACSQREAPAAPARYSLIVVNIDSLRADHLGTYGYTRNTSPFIDSLARQGVVFERALANSSFTRESVATLFSGRLPSHGGGSGWNARPAPDAPTLARLLRAAGYATGLFSNTTMLTDPTFTAGFDEVEHSSTWGVSRAGARLSAHAVEFLRRHPDRPFMLYLHYLDPHGPYDPPDDLYRAFVPHPAATSLDVYRDVRPRCVELVREGFGPGESRFEDMVARYDAEIADTDRAVALLFAGLDELGRRDRTMVVVTADHGEEFLEHGFVEHAWTLYDESLRVPLVLWAPGALPPERVPGLVSTVDITPTLLRLLEIPHRPSEFDGSALVEPTADGYRFAAPAHPYIGELLIAGRNVLRTIVSGEWKYIAAQRWLAPAARPAAVAHQDWPSPDGERRPFDLWGPVVHEELYDLAADPREQRNLVSTAPAKLDELRAFLAAYRARAQAAGADSTGNFPASQDLSPADRERLRSLGYVE; this is encoded by the coding sequence ACTGCTGGGTCTGGCGGCGCTGCTTCTGGGTGCCGCGTGCAGTCAGCGCGAGGCCCCGGCCGCGCCGGCGCGTTACAGCCTGATCGTCGTCAACATCGACTCGCTGCGCGCCGACCACCTCGGCACTTACGGCTACACACGCAACACGTCGCCCTTCATAGACTCCCTCGCCCGGCAAGGCGTCGTTTTCGAGCGCGCACTGGCCAACTCCTCGTTCACGCGCGAGTCGGTCGCCACGCTGTTTTCGGGGCGTTTACCCTCGCACGGGGGCGGCAGCGGTTGGAACGCCAGGCCGGCGCCCGACGCGCCCACGCTCGCCCGCCTCCTCCGCGCCGCCGGCTACGCGACGGGGCTCTTCAGCAACACGACCATGCTCACCGATCCGACCTTTACCGCCGGCTTCGACGAGGTGGAGCACTCCTCGACATGGGGTGTAAGCCGCGCCGGCGCGCGCCTTTCCGCCCACGCAGTGGAATTCCTGCGGCGTCATCCTGACCGGCCGTTCATGCTCTACCTGCATTACCTCGATCCGCACGGCCCCTACGACCCTCCCGACGATCTCTATCGTGCGTTCGTGCCGCACCCGGCCGCGACTTCGCTCGACGTCTATCGCGACGTGAGACCGCGTTGCGTCGAGCTTGTCCGCGAGGGGTTCGGACCGGGCGAGAGCCGCTTCGAGGATATGGTGGCGCGCTACGACGCCGAGATTGCCGACACCGACCGTGCCGTGGCCCTGCTGTTCGCCGGTCTCGACGAGCTGGGCCGGCGCGACCGCACCATGGTGGTGGTAACGGCGGACCATGGCGAGGAGTTCCTGGAGCACGGGTTCGTCGAGCACGCATGGACCCTTTACGACGAGTCGCTGCGCGTGCCGCTGGTGTTATGGGCACCCGGCGCGCTGCCACCGGAGCGTGTCCCGGGATTGGTGTCGACCGTAGACATAACCCCGACACTGCTCCGACTTCTCGAGATTCCGCACCGTCCCTCGGAGTTCGACGGCAGCGCGCTCGTCGAGCCGACGGCGGACGGTTATCGCTTCGCCGCTCCCGCCCACCCGTATATCGGCGAGTTGCTCATTGCCGGACGCAATGTCCTGCGCACGATCGTCAGCGGCGAGTGGAAGTACATCGCCGCGCAGCGCTGGCTAGCGCCGGCGGCGCGCCCGGCGGCGGTTGCGCACCAGGATTGGCCTTCGCCGGACGGCGAGCGCAGGCCGTTCGACCTCTGGGGTCCGGTGGTACATGAAGAGCTTTACGATCTCGCCGCCGACCCGCGCGAGCAGCGTAATCTCGTTTCGACAGCGCCGGCGAAGCTCGACGAACTGCGAGCCTTCCTCGCAGCGTACAGGGCACGGGCGCAGGCGGCCGGGGCGGACAGCACCGGCAACTTTCCGGCGTCGCAGGACCTATCGCCCGCCGACCGCGAGCGACTCCGCAGTCTCGGGTACGTGGAGTGA
- a CDS encoding sulfatase has protein sequence MPRLRSRLVPVSGVLSVIAAVCLVGCHRERPGPPPDVFILLIDTLRADRVGWYGDGRGMTPALDRLAAGGTVFQRAYAASSWTNPSIASLFTSRFPSQHGVSRFESVLAPDELTLAEELAARGYATAGFSANLLIHTGVGFGQGFDTYRIYHSGSVKDRAHRLDTDALAWIDGTRAAAPARPLFVYMHYMEAHEPLQPPRDLLHRLGAARGWTAEYIAALEKLASGAPPLDKMDSATIRLAEDLYDAEIVSLDAEIGRFLAELERRGLRDNAIVVVSSDHGEEFLEHGGVGHGHTLHEELIRVPLLISLPGQKTRNDVYDEVSLVDVAPTLIEAIGAVPPPAFEGRPRRTALEGSCLRRMWEAYFGQWRAFSELPEFGASPQRPKTQGRTLVEGRGKVIEHRDGRIEAFDLVSDPHEKNPGALPVGQRDRLVTRLQRTVADLGRGRSSAGTAAIDDETRDRMRALGYDPEN, from the coding sequence GTGCCGCGTCTACGCAGCAGGCTGGTTCCGGTCTCCGGCGTGCTTTCGGTTATCGCCGCCGTCTGTCTCGTCGGGTGCCATAGGGAACGGCCAGGCCCACCGCCCGACGTCTTCATCCTTCTCATCGATACGCTGCGCGCCGACCGGGTCGGATGGTACGGCGACGGCCGGGGTATGACCCCGGCTCTGGATCGCCTCGCGGCCGGGGGAACAGTCTTCCAGCGTGCCTATGCGGCGAGCTCCTGGACTAACCCGTCGATCGCGTCGCTGTTCACGTCGCGCTTCCCGTCTCAGCACGGCGTCTCCCGCTTCGAATCCGTCCTCGCCCCTGACGAACTAACCCTCGCCGAGGAGTTGGCGGCGCGGGGCTACGCTACCGCAGGGTTCTCGGCCAACCTGCTGATCCATACCGGCGTCGGTTTCGGGCAGGGCTTCGACACTTACCGCATCTACCACAGCGGTTCCGTGAAGGATCGGGCACACCGCCTCGATACCGACGCATTGGCATGGATAGACGGCACGCGTGCGGCCGCACCTGCCAGGCCGCTCTTCGTGTACATGCACTACATGGAGGCGCACGAGCCGCTGCAGCCTCCACGCGATCTGCTCCATCGGCTTGGCGCGGCTCGGGGCTGGACCGCCGAATATATCGCCGCACTCGAGAAACTGGCGAGCGGGGCGCCACCACTGGATAAGATGGATAGCGCCACCATCCGGCTGGCAGAGGATCTGTACGACGCGGAGATCGTAAGCCTAGACGCCGAGATCGGCCGCTTCCTTGCTGAACTGGAGCGCCGCGGCCTGCGGGACAACGCGATCGTCGTTGTCAGCTCCGACCACGGCGAGGAATTCCTCGAACACGGGGGCGTCGGACACGGTCACACCCTGCACGAGGAACTCATTCGCGTGCCGTTGCTCATCTCGCTTCCGGGACAGAAGACCAGGAACGACGTTTACGACGAGGTCTCGCTCGTCGACGTGGCGCCGACCTTGATCGAGGCGATCGGCGCCGTACCGCCGCCGGCCTTCGAGGGGCGCCCTCGGCGGACGGCTCTGGAGGGCTCGTGTTTGCGCCGGATGTGGGAGGCTTACTTCGGTCAGTGGCGTGCCTTCAGCGAGCTTCCCGAGTTCGGGGCGTCGCCGCAGCGGCCGAAGACGCAGGGCCGCACGCTCGTCGAAGGCCGCGGCAAGGTCATCGAGCACCGCGACGGCCGCATCGAGGCATTCGATCTCGTCTCGGATCCGCACGAAAAGAACCCGGGCGCGCTGCCGGTCGGCCAACGCGATCGACTGGTTACTCGGCTCCAGCGCACTGTGGCCGACCTGGGCCGCGGCCGGTCCTCTGCCGGCACCGCGGCCATCGACGACGAGACGCGCGACCGGATGCGCGCCCTCGGATACGATCCCGAGAACTGA
- a CDS encoding radical SAM protein has product MARKHHTLRRILNRFAVQAEMKLGRNRLWSYPFELCIDVTNKCNLHCPYCPTGRGEQGGRGRGTVSYELFAAILDELGPYAYDLELFNWGEPFFNRDLPRLIAYATGKRVRTAVSTNLSFPMTEEYVRSVVTAGLGSLTAAIDGVDQASYERYRRGGNFELAIHNLETFVRVKRALGSPTPDICWQYLVFAHNESAIERARAMAAEIGTDYFSVAAGLHADPAWTPQGRYNVDYLKVHANRCTFLWEKAVFHWDGGFASCCAGFNKHDDFDTFRAGDFRRLWNNDKFVAARRIWTDRDSALPEGHFCTECDKVRLYRGLPLRSPAPARPVSAA; this is encoded by the coding sequence GTGGCCCGTAAACACCACACTCTGCGCCGCATCTTGAACCGCTTCGCGGTCCAGGCCGAAATGAAGCTCGGCCGCAACCGCTTGTGGTCCTACCCGTTCGAGCTCTGCATCGACGTCACCAACAAGTGCAATCTGCACTGTCCCTACTGTCCGACCGGACGCGGCGAGCAGGGGGGGCGCGGACGCGGAACCGTTTCGTACGAGCTGTTCGCCGCCATCCTCGACGAACTCGGGCCGTACGCCTACGACCTCGAGCTGTTCAACTGGGGCGAGCCCTTCTTCAATCGCGACCTGCCGCGGTTAATCGCTTACGCGACCGGCAAGCGCGTGCGTACCGCCGTCTCGACGAACCTGAGCTTCCCGATGACCGAGGAATACGTCCGCTCCGTGGTAACGGCCGGCCTCGGCTCCCTTACCGCCGCTATCGACGGGGTCGATCAGGCGTCGTACGAACGCTACCGGCGGGGCGGCAACTTCGAGCTGGCGATCCACAATCTCGAGACGTTCGTGCGGGTGAAACGGGCGTTGGGTTCGCCGACGCCGGACATCTGCTGGCAGTATCTGGTGTTCGCGCACAACGAGTCGGCGATCGAGCGGGCACGCGCGATGGCGGCGGAGATCGGGACGGACTACTTCTCGGTCGCAGCCGGCCTGCACGCCGACCCCGCGTGGACACCGCAGGGGCGCTACAACGTCGACTACCTCAAGGTACACGCGAACCGGTGTACGTTCCTGTGGGAGAAAGCGGTCTTTCACTGGGACGGAGGCTTCGCTTCGTGCTGCGCGGGTTTCAACAAGCACGACGACTTCGACACGTTCCGCGCCGGCGATTTCCGCCGCCTGTGGAACAACGACAAGTTCGTGGCCGCGCGGCGCATCTGGACGGACCGCGACTCGGCGTTGCCGGAAGGCCACTTCTGCACCGAGTGCGACAAGGTGCGACTGTATCGTGGCCTGCCGCTGCGTTCGCCGGCACCGGCGCGGCCAGTCAGTGCCGCCTGA
- a CDS encoding SDR family oxidoreductase: protein MILVTGGAGYVGSLLVPELLAHGHAVRVVDTLWFGNPLPPHPQLDLIQADVRDANPAWLDGVRGVIHLAGLSNDPTADFAPRLNAESNVLATRRLAELVAQRASAEGREIRFLFGSSCSVYYTSTPEKEIDIKARDESMPVAPTANYSKAKRLAEIELLKLAEAVPEFCPVVLRKGTLFGLAPRMRFDLVVNVFTLHAWQKRQLTVFGSGEAWRPLLHVREAVDAYVYCLTSPAAKVRAQIFNVLHKNYRLLELAHWVTEILEEHRGVAVQVRRDRSVQSGERSYYVLGDKIQERLGFKTERGATRAVLEIWDALVAGQFGPAPQDDARYFNIRWMRQHAGEA, encoded by the coding sequence ATGATTCTCGTCACCGGAGGAGCGGGGTACGTCGGCAGCCTGCTCGTGCCCGAGCTGTTGGCTCACGGCCATGCCGTACGGGTCGTCGACACGCTGTGGTTCGGCAACCCGCTACCGCCGCACCCGCAGCTCGATCTGATCCAGGCCGATGTCCGCGACGCCAACCCCGCCTGGCTCGACGGCGTGCGCGGCGTCATCCACCTCGCCGGTCTGTCCAACGACCCGACCGCCGACTTCGCACCCCGGCTCAACGCCGAAAGCAACGTCCTGGCAACACGCCGGCTGGCCGAGCTGGTTGCACAGCGGGCATCTGCCGAAGGCCGGGAGATCCGCTTCCTGTTCGGTTCGTCGTGCTCCGTCTACTACACATCGACGCCCGAGAAGGAAATCGACATCAAGGCCAGGGACGAGAGCATGCCCGTGGCACCGACCGCGAACTACAGTAAGGCGAAACGCCTCGCGGAAATCGAACTGCTGAAGCTCGCCGAAGCGGTCCCCGAGTTCTGTCCCGTGGTGCTGCGCAAAGGCACTCTGTTCGGGCTCGCGCCGCGCATGCGTTTCGACCTGGTGGTCAACGTGTTCACGCTGCACGCCTGGCAGAAGCGCCAGCTCACCGTGTTCGGCAGCGGCGAGGCGTGGCGGCCGCTCCTGCACGTGCGCGAAGCCGTCGATGCCTACGTCTACTGCCTGACGTCACCGGCGGCGAAGGTGCGAGCGCAAATCTTCAACGTGCTGCACAAGAACTACCGCCTGCTCGAGCTGGCACACTGGGTAACCGAGATCCTCGAAGAGCATCGCGGCGTGGCGGTTCAGGTGCGGCGCGACCGTTCGGTACAGAGCGGCGAGCGGAGTTACTACGTGCTCGGCGACAAGATCCAGGAGCGACTCGGCTTCAAGACCGAGCGCGGCGCCACCCGAGCCGTACTCGAGATCTGGGACGCCCTCGTAGCCGGCCAGTTCGGTCCCGCTCCGCAAGACGACGCCCGCTATTTCAATATCCGCTGGATGCGCCAGCACGCCGGCGAAGCCTGA
- a CDS encoding FkbM family methyltransferase encodes MEDVKSEAESREGEVAGVVPWRLRAAVRRANRPGFFFVNIGANDGVSNDYVYPFLCEYGWRGLAVEPLDERFAALARNYARFPRVILERAAISATPRALHFLAPTPAYDRPWIQQVGSLDRALLLKTIEGMRAWEMDGPVPADIERAIVSVDVPCLSFAALMEKHHVEAIDFLSIDAEGSDYEIFCSIDCARYRPRILVIETGNMTAAQRSDFDARLVRLGLAFLTRLDFLTEAFVERELLPPWPRLRLEIARACRRLRDLASI; translated from the coding sequence ATGGAAGACGTGAAATCGGAAGCCGAAAGCCGGGAAGGGGAGGTGGCGGGTGTGGTTCCCTGGCGACTCCGCGCTGCCGTGCGTCGGGCCAACCGCCCGGGATTCTTCTTCGTCAACATCGGCGCCAACGACGGCGTCAGCAACGACTACGTCTATCCGTTCCTCTGCGAGTACGGCTGGCGCGGCCTCGCCGTGGAGCCGCTCGATGAGCGTTTCGCCGCGCTGGCTCGCAACTACGCCCGCTTTCCCCGGGTGATTCTGGAACGGGCGGCGATTTCCGCCACGCCGCGCGCTCTCCACTTCCTTGCGCCGACGCCGGCTTACGACCGCCCTTGGATTCAGCAGGTGGGCTCGCTGGATCGCGCCCTGCTGCTGAAGACGATCGAGGGTATGCGCGCGTGGGAAATGGATGGCCCGGTGCCGGCGGATATCGAGCGAGCCATAGTTTCGGTCGACGTCCCCTGCCTGTCATTTGCGGCGTTGATGGAGAAGCACCACGTCGAGGCGATCGACTTCCTCAGCATCGATGCCGAGGGCTCCGACTACGAGATCTTCTGCTCCATCGACTGCGCACGCTACCGGCCGCGCATCCTCGTCATCGAGACCGGGAACATGACCGCCGCGCAGCGCAGCGACTTCGACGCCCGGCTCGTCCGGCTCGGTCTCGCTTTCCTGACGCGTCTGGACTTCCTCACCGAAGCGTTTGTCGAGCGCGAGCTGCTGCCGCCGTGGCCTCGGCTCCGCCTGGAAATCGCCCGGGCCTGCCGCCGCCTGCGAGATCTGGCCTCGATCTAA